Part of the Cloacibacterium caeni genome is shown below.
TTAGTTATTTATAACTATTGTGTATATCAATTCGTTTAAATAAATTTGTATATTCTTTGAGATAAGAATGAATTAAGTAAAATGAAAAGAACTTTATATTTTATATTATTTTCGGTAGGTTTATTAATGTTTTCGGGCGAAGCAAAAGCTCAACAAACATTAAGAGAACCGCTTTCTGATTCTCAAAAATCTGATGATGGAGTTTTAGTCGCTTATCCTAATCCTACAAGAGATTTTATCATTGTAAAAGCTAAAAACCCAATGCTAAAGGTAAAATCTGTAACTTTTTACTCTATTATTGGGACTCAAGTTTCAGAAACCATGGTGAACATGAACACCGCCGAAATTAGATTAGACAAACTGAAACCTGGCAAATATTTAATGAAATACACTTTGTCAGACAATACCCAAAAGGTAACGCAAGTGGTAAAACAGCAATAATTTTTAACCATAAAAAAACAAAAACCATCGAAATTCGATGGTTTTTTATTTTTGAAAATTCCGAAAGATTAGTAACCTCCAGAAACTTCTTCGTTTTTTATTAATGCTTTTGCAGAAGATGTTCCTATTCTTTTTACGCCTAGGTTAATCATATATTCTGCTTCTTCTGGTGTTCTTACACCACCTGCAGCTTTTACAGGAAGTGAGCCTGCGTTTTCTAGCATGATTTTAATTCCTTCTACAGTTGCCCCATTTGGTTTTCCGCCTTCTGTTTGGTAGAAACCAGTAGATGATTTCACAAATATTCTGTGTAAATCTTCTGTTTTGAAGTTTTCTTCTGCCCAAATTGAGATTTTTTTGGTAATATCCGCAATTTGCTCATCGGTAAGCGCAGCGATTTCTATAATCCATTTTGCAATTTTACCGTTATCTAAACAAAGTTTTGTACAATCTACAAATTCTGATTTCACAGCATCTACTTCACCATCTTTGTATGCTTCATAATTGATTACAAAATCTAATTCATCTACTCCGTCTTCGATTGCTTTTTGAGCTTCAGCTAATTTATGTTCTTTAGAATAAGTTCCTTCGTGGAAACCGATTACAGTGCCGATTACTACATTAGAATTTTGTTCTGTAAGGAATTGCTTCATTTTTTTAACATAATCAGGTCTTATCATTACTGCAAAAATGTCATTTTCGATGGCTTCTTTGGCAAGATTAATTACCGTTTCTAGCGTTTGTTCTTCGGTAAGACCAGATTGAGCTGGAGTTTTTAGATAAGTAGAATCTAAATAAGTGTTGATTTTCATAATGTTACACTTTTAATTGTCTGTTAATACTTTGCTCCAAAGATATGAAAGTTTCTGTTCTTGTAACGCCTTTTAGCTTCTGTATTTTGCTTAAAATTTGCATGAGATGATCATTATCAATACAAAGTACTTTAAGGAAAACCGTCCAGTTTCCTGTAGTATAATGAGCTTCTACGATTTCATTAATTTCGTTCAGAGATTTAATGAGTTCTTGGAAATGACTTGGCTGATCCATGTAAACGCCGATGTAAGAAACTACTTTGTAACCTATTTTTCTTGGATTAAGAAAAGATACAGAATTTTCTATTACGCCTGCGGTTTCTAGTTTTTTTATTCTCTGATGTACAGCAGTGGTAGAAATACCAATGTTTTTAGAAATTTGAGCCAAAGATGTTTTGGCATTGTCCATAAGCATATAGATTATTTTTTTATCTATTGCATCTAGCTTGTAACCTACTTCTGTAACGCTTTTCATTTTTAATTTAATTGTCTTTTGTTTCTAAAATTGTATAAACGGGATAATGATCACTATACCCACCAAGATATCTGGTCCCTGCAAAAGTTCTAAAAGGTCTTCCTTTAAACTTTTTGTCCCAATTACTTAATTTTTCTGAATTAAAGACTACAGCACTTTTAAATGCTAATGAAGAAATAGGCAAAAAGAAATGATTAGAAAATAGAATCTGATCGAACAACAGTCCTTGGTTGTAGTGAAACGTAGAATAAATTTTATTATTGTACAATTCTATGTATGGATTCACTAAGATTTTATCAACTCCATTGTCATATAATAAATTATTTAGATTTTCTTCAATCGGGTCATCGTTAAAATCTCCACAAATTATTACAGGTTCTTCTTTTTCTAATAATGTGAGAACTCTTTCTTTAATTGAATGAAGAATGTAATCTCTTTTGGGTTTGTTTACATCTTTTTCTCTTTTTGAAGGAAGATGCGCCACAAAAACATTGAGCAATTCATCATTGTATTTCAATTTACAAAAAAGAACATCTCTAGTTGTATCATAATACTCATCTTGCTCCTCATTCACTCCTTCGAAAATAAAAGAAATGGCTTCAGAATCTACTAATTCTATTTTTCTCTTATCGTACAGAAGCGCTGTATCTACGCCTCTTTCATCTAAAGAATTATAATGAACAAAATCATAATTTTGAAGGGGTTCTTGTTGAATCAAGTCTTGTAAAACCTCTTCATTATTCACTTCACATAAACCTACAATCATCGGAAGCACCTCTTCTTTTTCTTCGATTAATCTAAAAACATTGGCAATTTTTCGAAGTTTATTCTGATACTTTCTTTCGTCCCAATTCCTTAATCCAGAAATGGTAGGATCTAAAAAATGTGTTGGTTTAGGGTCTGGAGAAAACAAGTTTTCTACATTATAGAACATGACAAGTTCTTTTTTCAAATAATTCTCCATAGCCTTGCCTCAATTTTTCGGATTGTAAATTTAGTAAAAATAATTTATTATGATTAGAAATCTTTTAATAAATCTGGTCTTTTCTGCTGTGTAATTTCTATTGCTTTCTGATGTCTCCATTCTTCAATTTTCCCAAAATTACCACTCAAAAGTATTTCTGGAACGCGCATTCCTTTATAAACTTCTGGTTTGGTATAAATAGGCGGAGAAAGTAAATCATCTTGAAAACTATCCGTCAAAGCAGATTGTTCATCATTTAAAACGCCTGGCAAAAGACGAATAATAGCATCTGCAACTACACAAGCTGCCAATTCGCCACCAGTTAGCACAAAATCACCAATCGAAATTTCTCTGGTAATGTGTAAATCTCTAATTCTTTGGTCTATTCCTTTGTAATGACCACAAAGCAGAATTAAATTTTTCTTAAGCGAGTAAGAATTCGCTATTTTTTGGTTAAAAGTTTCTCCATCTGGAGTTAAGTAAATAATATCATCATACTCTCTCTCAGCTTTTAACTGAGAAATACATAAATCTAATGGTTCACACATCATTACCATTCCAGCACCACCACCATAAACTGTATGATCTATTTGACGATGTTTGTTAAATGCAAAATCACGAACATTATGAAAATGAACTTCTGCCAAACCTTTTTCCATTGCTCTTTTCAGGATGGAAGTTTTGAAAGGACTTTCTAATAAATCAGGAACTGCACTTATAATATCTATTCTCATTGTTCGGTTTTATTTTTTTTATTCGGGATAATGATTAAGCGAAGCGAAGAATCTCTATTAATGTAACTCCACATCCAATTGAA
Proteins encoded:
- a CDS encoding T9SS type A sorting domain-containing protein, with the protein product MKRTLYFILFSVGLLMFSGEAKAQQTLREPLSDSQKSDDGVLVAYPNPTRDFIIVKAKNPMLKVKSVTFYSIIGTQVSETMVNMNTAEIRLDKLKPGKYLMKYTLSDNTQKVTQVVKQQ
- the deoC gene encoding deoxyribose-phosphate aldolase, which produces MKINTYLDSTYLKTPAQSGLTEEQTLETVINLAKEAIENDIFAVMIRPDYVKKMKQFLTEQNSNVVIGTVIGFHEGTYSKEHKLAEAQKAIEDGVDELDFVINYEAYKDGEVDAVKSEFVDCTKLCLDNGKIAKWIIEIAALTDEQIADITKKISIWAEENFKTEDLHRIFVKSSTGFYQTEGGKPNGATVEGIKIMLENAGSLPVKAAGGVRTPEEAEYMINLGVKRIGTSSAKALIKNEEVSGGY
- a CDS encoding Lrp/AsnC family transcriptional regulator; this translates as MKSVTEVGYKLDAIDKKIIYMLMDNAKTSLAQISKNIGISTTAVHQRIKKLETAGVIENSVSFLNPRKIGYKVVSYIGVYMDQPSHFQELIKSLNEINEIVEAHYTTGNWTVFLKVLCIDNDHLMQILSKIQKLKGVTRTETFISLEQSINRQLKV
- a CDS encoding endonuclease/exonuclease/phosphatase family protein; this translates as MKKELVMFYNVENLFSPDPKPTHFLDPTISGLRNWDERKYQNKLRKIANVFRLIEEKEEVLPMIVGLCEVNNEEVLQDLIQQEPLQNYDFVHYNSLDERGVDTALLYDKRKIELVDSEAISFIFEGVNEEQDEYYDTTRDVLFCKLKYNDELLNVFVAHLPSKREKDVNKPKRDYILHSIKERVLTLLEKEEPVIICGDFNDDPIEENLNNLLYDNGVDKILVNPYIELYNNKIYSTFHYNQGLLFDQILFSNHFFLPISSLAFKSAVVFNSEKLSNWDKKFKGRPFRTFAGTRYLGGYSDHYPVYTILETKDN
- the trmD gene encoding tRNA (guanosine(37)-N1)-methyltransferase TrmD, which produces MRIDIISAVPDLLESPFKTSILKRAMEKGLAEVHFHNVRDFAFNKHRQIDHTVYGGGAGMVMMCEPLDLCISQLKAEREYDDIIYLTPDGETFNQKIANSYSLKKNLILLCGHYKGIDQRIRDLHITREISIGDFVLTGGELAACVVADAIIRLLPGVLNDEQSALTDSFQDDLLSPPIYTKPEVYKGMRVPEILLSGNFGKIEEWRHQKAIEITQQKRPDLLKDF